A section of the Drosophila sechellia strain sech25 chromosome 3L, ASM438219v1, whole genome shotgun sequence genome encodes:
- the LOC6618301 gene encoding uncharacterized protein LOC6618301 isoform X6: MNASDKNDNDTDSLGDEQDQEVRQILDSIESLDDVCKTFKSKSVQELNAQKSSEVPKSDQEKVHTSASKYNSNPKPEKLTSEPDPDSEYTRFLKQMSVRYSEFRIASGQVVQQKGQTMDFRDYNYSEYPVCQPSCSWQSFDPMTQDTTSGQREMESSSSSPGQMSQNQYGYGQSLPEAGSRSDETIVNDPSTTSSAPCESPCCSKETCGCCCDIHSSQQSGCSQWGQTYPGQQQHMFPVPMGVDPSTGFPIYCYSTPLNYQGNAMYSMPGMQMDESQRGGGGQNNRETGTKCPTSSESSEENCHSNGDSASFHQSPNNFDMEAFMQKYQKTVQQCYATAQQGIQQSFANAQSQPCFNNFTQGTQQFYNNAGTHSMFASPNQGMHSMLGSPNQDCQGMQQAFSSSFGAQQYYSNDGLGAQQCFSSSMGMPSPNWFASNTGFMSDSLQNHTVYSSDYKPFSNDGNHFNHFPNGMDIGLASEPCNIYGPAGSPGLVEMGNGGQVYGMGGACEMNMNAYPLSQMSYSSPYSYDMSGGSTPNCIPASGIPMATPQMQASHISSVNPVQQG; encoded by the exons ATGAACGCTTCGGATAAGAATGACAATGATACTGATTCCTTGGGCGACGAGCAGGATCAGGAAGTCCGCCAAATACTAGATTCAATCGAAAGCTTAGATGATGTCTGCAAAACATTCAAGTCGAAAAGTGTTCAAGAATTAAACGCTCAAAAGTCAAGCGAAGTTCCCAAATCTGACCAGGAAAAGGTTCACACGTCAGCATCGAAATACAATTCTAATCCAAAGCCAGAAAAACTTACTTCTGAGCCAGATCCAGATAGCGAATACACACGTTTTCTGAAGCAGATGAGCGTTCGTTA CTCAGAGTTTCGCATTGCCTCGGGTCAAGTAGTTCAACAAAAGGGTCAGACAATGGACTTCCGGGATTATAACTATAGCGAAT ATCCAGTATGCCAACCTTCATGTAGCTGGCAATCCTTTGACCCAATGACACAGGACACGACATCTGGACAAAGGGAAATGGAATCGTCATCTAGTTCGCCCGGGCAGATGTCTCAAAATCAATACGGCTATGGTCAATCTCTTCCGGAAGCCGGATCAAGATCGGACGAGACCATTGTCAACGATCCCAGTACTACCAGTTCAGCTCCATGTGAGAGTCCTTGCTGCTCCAAAGAGACCTGTGGCTGTTGCTGTGATATCCATTCTAGTCAGCAATCTGGATGCTCTCAATGGGGTCAGACTTATCCTGGCCAGCAACAGCACATGTTTCCTGTTCCAATGGGTGTCGATCCGAGTACCGGGTTTCCCATCTACTGTTACTCCACTCCACTAAATTATCAAGGCAATGCCATGTACTCTATGCCAGGCATGCAAATGGATGAAAGTCAAAGGGGAGGCGGTGGCCAGAACAACCGGGAAACTGGTACGAAATGTCCAACTTCATCAGAATCTTCAGAGGAAAATTGTCATTCAAATGGGGATAGTGCTTCATTTCATCAAAGTCCTAACAACTTCGACATGGAGGCCTTTATGCAAAAGTACCAGAAGACTGTGCAGCAATGTTATGCCACTGCGCAACAAG GAATTCAACAATCATTTGCTAATGCTCAAAGTCAGCCGTGTTTCAATAACTTTACGCAGGGAACTCAACAGTTTTATAACAATG CAGGTACGCATTCAATGTTTGCCAGCCCCAATCAAG gTATGCATTCAATGTTAGGCAGCCCCAATCAAG ATTGTCAAGGCATGCAACAGGCTTTCAGTTCTTCTTTCGGTGCTCAACAATATTATAGCAATGATGGTCTAG GTGCTCAACAATGCTTTTCCTCATCGATGGGAATGCCTTCCCCTAACTGGTTTGCCAGTAACACTGGATTTATGAGCGACTCTCTGCAGAACCACACAGTATACTCCTCAGACTACAAACCCTTTTCCAACGATGGCAACCACTTTAACCACTTCCCCAATGGCATGGACATCGGCTTGGCCTCCGAACCCTGTAACATCTACGGTCCAGCTGGATCCCCTGGCCTGGTTGAGATGGGCAACGGTGGTCAGGTCTATGGCATGGGTGGTGCCTGCGAAATGAATATGAACGCTTATCCTCTCAGTCAAATGAG TTATTCAAGTCCCTATTCCTACGATATGTCTGGTGGTTCCACACCGAACTGCATTCCAGCATCAGGTATTCCTATGGCTACTCCTCAAATGCAAGCTAGTCATATAAGTAGTGTAAATCCAG TGCAACAGGGCTGA